Below is a window of Sebastes umbrosus isolate fSebUmb1 chromosome 13, fSebUmb1.pri, whole genome shotgun sequence DNA.
GGAAAGTTGAAATCTAACTGATAACTGATCACCTGGAAAACATCTTCTTCTGGACTGAACATCTTCTGAGGAAGCACCTGTTGGATAACTGATCTGAAGAAACAGCTAAAGGTAAAATCTCCAAGGAGACTAATAACCTGCTGAAGACATGTCTTCTTctgctgtggagcagctgacCAGGTTCTCACCTGACTCTGCAGGTAAGACACCTGTTAATGCCAAATGTGATTATTAATGTCCCTTAAATCCATTCAAACTGTACAAGAGTAGCTAGTAAATTAATGTGAATTTAAAGATACATAATTGATATAATGTTTGTTGGCCTGTTAGGAAAACAGTATTGGTGAAACTCAATGTTTTCTGGGTGTAAAATAATATAGTGTAAGAATGTCCTGAGTGTGGAATGTGTTAACATCTATGAAGTGATCTGTTAACactgtttattattgtttgaGGCACTTTTTCCAAATTTTGTTTAAAATTTAGGAAACAAAAATGGCGACTGGGCCATTTTTCGAATAATGCTAGAAAAATCAGTTTATCTCCATCACCAATCACCATGGAGACGATTTAGGTAGCAGACGTCATGACGTCAGGACGCGCAGATGTAAACACGCCAGGTCACGTTCCATCACGCTGCAGTTGAGATTGCTGCTTATTAACATGGATCCGGAGATGCTGTCCGGTCATTTTAAGTTCACATTTATCACATTTGTGAAACTAATTTTCAGATGTTCCTCAAAATGGCTTTGCGCATCCTGCTTCCAAGATGACGCCGCATGCTTTGATCATAAACTGGgagataaatattataaatataaggGTGTTCCTGCAACTACTGTCACCTTTGACTCTCCCAAATTAAAAGGAATAAATCATCCTCTATGGATATTAATTTTAACCACCAGAGTATGGAATATGTATGTAAACAGGTCCAgattttttaatctgtaacatgtttattttttatggttttcatcacttgttGTTATACTAAATGTCCTTACCACAAAATTACAATAACgttcattttatattatatattattttgctttgtaatttctataatatttaaatacattttcatcaatctttgtttattattgtaaatattaatataaaaactttttcttttttttttaaatagaggatttcatgattttcttttcaaaCAATTTAGTAACCAAGATGCCTCCGCatgatttgatcataaattgggagataaatataatacatacagtataagggtgtttctgcaactatggTCACTTTTGAATCTcccaaattaaaagaaatgaatCAACCTCTATGAAtttttaaccatcagagtatggaatatatttatataaacaggTCCACAAAATGACATATAGTGGTTAagtttttaatctgtaacatgtttattataTATGGTTTTCATAACTTGTTCCTATACTAAATGTCCTTACAgcaacattttgtgtttttaatttctatgctatttttaagacatttaaattaattttcatctaGCTTTGATATTAGATATTACATGATGATTACGTAAGAGCACATGCGTAGCCACTGATTAGCTACCTGTGTCGAGTCAAGATATATCAAGCATGAATGCATTATCAGATCACTTTCATCCTGTCACAATGTTTGAAATTACAGAAGCACAGGTGCACAATATTTCATATTACTTTTAGAGGCACTGTGTTTGTTGGAGGCTTTCCTACAAAGTTGTAAATGCATCTGctcaaaaaatgatttaattagGCCTTTAAGCCTCCTGTTTAAGGctgtccttttttctttctcaggtGGCTTCTTCTGGCCTCTGAACAATGAGCGCCCTGATGCTGAGAGGCCTCCCGATGACCTGGTCCTGCCTGATTACCTGGACGAGGAAGACCAGGTGGGTGATGTGGAGGTAGGTGATGTGGACGGGCTTCAGGAGGCTGGTCTTGATGACCAGTTGCCTCCTTATGAGGACTCTGAGCCCGACGTCCACAGTGATGGTGAGTTACCTCCTTATGAGGACTCTGAGCCCGATGTCCACAGTGATGGTGAGTTACCTCCTTATGAGGACTCTGAGCCCGATGTCCACAGTGATGGTGAGTTACCTCCTTATGAGGACTCTGAGCCCGATGTCCACAGTGATGGTGAGTTACCTCCTTATGAGGACTCTGAGCCCGATGTCCACAGTGATGGTGAGTTACCTCCTTATGAGGACTCTGAGCTTGACGTCGATAGCGATGACGAGTTACTCTCTTATGAGGACTCTGAGCCCGATGTCTACAGTGATGGTGAGTTAACTCCTTATGAGGATTCTGAGCCCGTCGATAGTGATGACGAGTACTTTCGTGAGGAGGAGGACTCTGGGTTTGTGATTGAGCTCCCCGTAATGGATGTTGAGGCCAGGCACAAGCCAACACCCATGCTAAGACCCAGGCCATGGGGCCGAGAAGATTCCTCTGATGAGGATCTCTCAGAGGCAGTGGTTCCTGCACCTCGCTTACCACCTAGCTGGGATCCGAGCTATGCTTCGGACCAGCTCAGTGAGGCAGTGGTTCCTGCACCTCGCTTACCACCTAGCTGGGAT
It encodes the following:
- the LOC119500861 gene encoding early nodulin-75-like → MSSSAVEQLTRFSPDSAGGFFWPLNNERPDAERPPDDLVLPDYLDEEDQVGDVEVGDVDGLQEAGLDDQLPPYEDSEPDVHSDGELPPYEDSEPDVHSDGELPPYEDSEPDVHSDGELPPYEDSEPDVHSDGELPPYEDSEPDVHSDGELPPYEDSELDVDSDDELLSYEDSEPDVYSDGELTPYEDSEPVDSDDEYFREEEDSGFVIELPVMDVEARHKPTPMLRPRPWGREDSSDEDLSEAVVPAPRLPPSWDPSYASDQLSEAVVPAPRLPPSWDPSYASDQLREAAVPESPSASGPCSFNWRRWEEELFPEERREAVVPGSPSASGLGPFSGLGSSTRRRREEGDGEVVASKRPRWS